In the genome of Stomoxys calcitrans chromosome 4, idStoCalc2.1, whole genome shotgun sequence, the window TCGTCTTTCTCACAACATTACTGAGGCCACAGCCCATCGTTCATTCGAAAGTATCATTCAGAACCTCCCAAACAGTGGTCTAAATGGTGGTCTGTTGGTAAGAATCTCCAAATCGGCCGCGAACAAACCTTATATACAGacacaattccatggcagccggttgtacgtactggattgacccaatgaaatccttcatcggcaagggctgccgcctcggtgtataacacactcttacaacaacaacacattgaCACATCGCTTAATCCCTATTTAGAATAGTTTTCGGAATCGTTAAAAAATCTTACAATatattgcaaataaaatatACCCCCTCTTATTATGCTGGTATAAAATGAGAGATTCTGAATTACAATATTGGTAATGGTTGTAAACAAATGAACataatttagaaaaattcttttaaatcaaaattaatttttttgctaattttttttttaataatataaagctgtgaaatttgaaaaataattgccatatgtgacaaacattttcaatttatgCCAACGGCCTTTCCTCACAAATATATCCCATTTTCGAGGTGCAAGATGCATCGTTCCAAGCAAAAGGTTCTCTCGCTGCCCAGGTATGCACACAGTGTTCTTCACTTCTAAAGTTGTCTGGATTATTGCTGGACCAATTGGAGAATGTCATGCGTTTTCCAGAAGAGGCCCAATAAAATGGTCTATTAAAGTCTCGGTCACTATTAAACTCATCATTAGCTCCCAACCATAGATTATAAGGTTttcctgtggaacagcaaaaggAAATGATTAACAACATATTTAAAACTTCGcaaaaaaaacctaccaaagaAAGAATCCAGAGCATTTAGAAGAACTTTATTCTTCTTGCCGGAATGCACTTCAACCAACTGATAACCACGGCGTGCGCATTCATGTAAAGCTTGGAACCAATTGtactgcaaaattaaaaagtttagataaaaaaaaaaaatctttcattctttgttctttatttttatacctctCCTTCTATTTCAATATAGAATTTTGTACCATCAGCCGCTGTGTGTAATTGAGGTTCTGCCGTCACACAATTCCATATGGTGACAAATAATACAATGCACAGAGAAAATGTTTTTAGTGTCcacattttcaaaaatcaaaaaaagaattaaTTCTGCTGCCCTGTAGGCTGTGGTTTTTATATTTGTGTAGTGAGTTTGTATACATTGCACTTTAGCaacattgcatttttttttttttggcaataggTAATTGCCCCTTTGCAAACATGGTTTCACATTACTGAAGTGTTCCAGTTTTAAACAGGCGGTAATTCCACAAAAATGCAATGTTGCTAAAGTGCAacatttacacacacacacacacatggtaTGTGTTTGCGGAAGCAATAagtgaaaaactaaaaaaaaattagattttttaaaacaataaataaaacttaTCTTTGTAAATAAAGATTGTTAGAAAACACAATATTTTACCTAAGAATAAGATAAAAGTTGCTAAGTTCGAAATGTGATAACTTTGGCCGGGCATGGATTCTGGAACATGGATtctgaaaacgagccaaagaaccaaaacattaaaataaccagtaaggaaaggcaaaagtcgggcggtgccgactatataataccctacaccacctagtgcatgtagtacctTTTATAtgtagtcagactttaatttggataccaattgaaattgcAATTTAagaccttgtaagattttcctaccataggacaaaagatttgaatttccacatctttaatatctgccatatcggataaaagattatatgggagttatatcgaaacctgtgccaattttaatgacacatactgggacatgaaatagaacatctcacgccctagattgtagagatgtgaccaaatttGTGGTTCTTACTGCCTCAAGAGTCCAagtcggatgaaatatacagattggagctatatctaaattaggactgattttaatgacattttacgcacgtattgacattttaaacgtctcatgtaaaatcgggcgaaattgtggattctacagccttaaaaggccatatcggatggaagatatatatggtagctatatctaaatctaaaccgattgttatgaaattttgcgcacattgaagacgtcaaataaagcacctcatgcaaaattttgtaaagatcgtatcaaaattttggctcttacagccttaaaaagccaaatcggatgaaagatatatatgagagctatatctaaatctgaacagatttttatgaaattttgcacatgcattgagacttcacaaaaacgtttccacgccaaatttgttaatgatcggaaaaaaattgtggcttctacagctttaatagttcaaatcggatgaaagatatatatgggagctatatccaaatctgaaccgattagtatgaaattttccagatatattaagtgcagtaacaaaacagtccgtgcacaaattttgtgcagatcggttgaaaattgtagctactacggctatttaagtgcaaatcgggcgatacatatatatgggagctatatctaaatctgaaccgatttttatgaaatttcgcacacatattaagaagtcaaataaaacaccttgtgcaaaatattttaaagatcggactaaaactgtggcttctacagccataaatgtccatgtcggatgaaagatatatatgggagctatatctaaatctgaaccgatttttatgaaattttgcacacttatgTATGccacaaataaaatacccaatgccgaatttgtga includes:
- the LOC106088943 gene encoding lectin subunit alpha-like, with protein sequence MWTLKTFSLCIVLFVTIWNCVTAEPQLHTAADGTKFYIEIEGEYNWFQALHECARRGYQLVEVHSGKKNKVLLNALDSFFGKPYNLWLGANDEFNSDRDFNRPFYWASSGKRMTFSNWSSNNPDNFRSEEHCVHTWAAREPFAWNDASCTSKMGYICEERPLA